In the genome of Mogibacterium neglectum, the window GAATGATATGTCTCTTTAGGGTTCAAATACATGAAATTCAGATCGACATTTTTGTTAATGCCCGGCACAGTCGCTTTGTCAGTGCTCTGCCACATCATGTAATTTCCTTTGTAAGTCGCTATCGTATTGTACTGTGCTAGCCAGATATTTGTACTCTTAGAAAGCTCGAAACCGCTTGCGTAGTGCATGAGGAAGTCGTAATTACCGTATATCATCGTCTCGTAGCCGCGTGTCCAGCCTCGCTTTGCAAATGCTAAAGCATTTCTATTTATCACCGCTGTTCCGAGTGAACCTGAACTTATCGCATTTGCAAGTCTACCGCCGTTATATAGTTCGTAATCCATGACTATCGGGAGATCTATGCGGTATTTATCTGCTAAATCAGCTAGATAGTCAGCCTCGGCAGCAGCTTCTTTAGTGGTGGTCGCCTGTGAATATAAATATACCCCGACCATGAGTCCTGCATCAGATGCACCTTTGATATTCTGTTCGAATTTTGCATCTTTGTGGAGATTACCCTTTGACGCATCTCTAAAACCAGCCCTAATATATACGAAGTCGACACCAGATTTCTTGACCTTATGCCAATCAATGTTATCCCCCTGTGCGTATGAAACGTCGATTCCAGTTGATATTACGTATCCCTTAAACCTCGCGTCATGTGTAAAATTACCGTATTCGAAAGGGGTGCTACGCATAGAATGGAGGATAATCACAATCAAAATCGCCAAGAGCCCGACAACAGAAAATGCTACCTTGAACTTGTTCTTCTTTATCTTGCGTATAGTTTTGCGTTTAAATGATGAACATTTGCGTTTCCACCATTTTTTTATTCTGACGCGTAGACCGTCCGATTTTCTCCTCGGTTTACTTCGTGTCCGTTGCGGCGAACTGCTTCGTCCCTGTCTCATTCTAATCCTCGTCGATTCCGATGTCGTTGCCGATTACATGTGCGAACTTTATCGATGACTTACCAAATTTACCTCTAATATCGTCCATAGCCTTAGCTATATTTTCGTCTTTTGCATTCTGATTATTTTCATTAGTAGAAGCGCCCATGCTAAATATAGTGATCTGACCTCCGTCAGGTGAGTCGGTAAGGTCAATGGCTGTTACCGTGAGAAGCCTTATTGGTTTGTTTGTATAATTAAGCTCCTTAATTAATTCAAAAGCAATATTCCTAAATGCAGCCGGACTATTAATAGGACTAGGAACGCGTTTCTGTCTCGACAGTCGTTTGAATTCTGGTGTAGTTAGTTCTATCTTGACACCGCGTGCCCATTTCTCGTGGTGTCTGAGCCTAGTACTCACTTTGTCAGATAACTCTGTCATGGCAAGACCGACATCGTCGGCACCTCTTAAATTACGGCGAAAAGTCATTCCGTGTCCGACTGATTTTATATCTTCGCGGTTGTCGTACGCGCGCACCGGATCATCATCCAGGCCATTTGCATACTTGTAAAGGCTCACTCCGTGAACACCAAAGGCGTTGGAAAGAAGCATCTGATCAGCATGCGCTAAATCACTTATCGTATGAATTCCAAAATTATTGAGTTTAGTAGTCGTAGATCTACCGACAAAGAACATTTCAGAGACAGGCATAGGCCATATGAGTTCTCGGAAATTGTCTCTTGAGATGACGGTAGTTGCATCCGGTTTCTTGTAGTCACTTCCCATCTTGGCAAAAATCTTATTAAAAGACACGCCGACAGATAAGGTGAGTCCGAGTTCGCTGCGTACGCGTTCTCTGATACTATCAGCGATAAATTTTGCATCTCCTAGCAGCATTTCACTAGCTGTCACATCGAGCCACGATTCATCAACACTGAATGGTTCGACAAGGTTCGTGTACTCAAGGTATATAGAGTTAAGCATATTGCTGTATTCGCGATACTTGTCATGATGAGGTGGTATGGTTATAAGCTCAGGACACTTACGTCTGGCTGCTTGTAATGTCTCTGCCGTTACAACTCCAAACCTCTTTGCTAGTTCGTTCTTAGCCAAGATAATTCCATGTCTGCTATCTGGGTCACCGGCGACTGCAACTGGCTTATCTTTAATGTCAGGGCGTGACAGCAGTTCAACAGAAGCGTAGAAGCTGTTCATATCGCAATGTAGTATTCGTCTGTCTGAATTCATGCTACAATCCTTTCGTAAGTTTATTTCTTATACTATTATAGACGATTTGATGGAGTAATAGAATTAAGAAGAACACTTCATCACTATTTAAGTGAAATATGTTTTGCTTAATTCTTTTTTATTGAAAAATTTGAGTGAAAGGAGGTAATCGTGAGGAACTACGAGAAAATAACCGCCTTGTATGAAAGGTTAAGTCGAGATGATGAACTACAAGGCGAGAGCAACTCGATCGTCAATCAGAAGAAAATTTTGGAAGAATACGCAAAGAAAAATCATTTGGAGAAAATCGTTCATTTTACCGATGATGGAATCAGCGGAACACAGTTTGACAGACCGGGATTTATGGCAATGATGAACGGAGGCAATCAAGGAAATATCGGTTGTATCATCGTAAAGAATATGAGTAGACTTGGCAGAGATTATCTCAAAGTCGGTCAATGTATGGAAATTCTAAGACAAAAAGGGATAAGGCTCATTGCTATCAATGACAATGTAGACAGCTTTTACAAAGACGATGATTTTACTCCATTTCGAAACATTATGAACGAGTGGTATGCAAGGGATACCTCAAGGAAAATCAAGTCCACATTCAAAGCGAAGGGAGAAAGCGGAAAGCACACAGGAAGCAGTCCACCCTATGGATATATCAAAGACAAGGACGATAAAAATCAGTGGATTATTGACGAAAAAGCGGCAGAAGTTGTCCGAAGAATATTCCATCTGACAATGGACGGAAAAGGATCCTATGCCATAGCAAGGATATTAGAAGCCGACAAGATAGATATACCTGCCTATCATCAACAAAAATTGGGATATGGACTACATCAAAGCAAAGTGTTTGAATATCTGTATAGTTGATGTAATTCCACGATTGCAAGTATCTTAAAAAAACAAGAATACTTAGGGCATACGGTCAACTTCAAAACAAGAAAGCATTTCAAAGACAAGAAGCACTCTATTTTGTCTCCAAATATGATTTAGGTATCAAGATAAGCTGAGGAAAGAAAAAGAGCCTTAAAATGCTTACCACCGTTTTGTAGTGAGTTAAATAAAAATATGGTTACAAGAATGATTATTCAGCTTGATGGAATGGAAAAATATGAGAAAAGTGATATAATAGGATAAATAGGAAATTGACAAATTTGAAGTTGCGAAGGAGAAGTTTTTATGGAAAGAGAAATACTTTTACTGGGAAATCCGCAACTTTATGAAATATCGGAAGATGTAAAGAAAGAAGAACTTGAAGATCTGCGTCCAGTCTTTGAAGATATGTTTGACTGTATAAAAGGGATACGCCGTGACTATGGGTTTGGACGTGCAATCGCTGCCCCGCAGATAGGTATCAAAAAGCGCCTTATTTGCATTCTTACAGACAAACCATATGTGATCATCAATCCAACATTGGAGTTTATAGGGGATGAGATGATGGAACTGATGGATGACTGTATGTCATTCCCGAAGCTGCTGGTACGAGTGCACCGTTATCGCCATTGCATTCTGCGCTATACAGATGAAAACTGGGAGAAGCAGGAGATGCGGATGGACGATGATATGTCTGAACTCATACAACATGAATATGACCATCTGGACGGAATACTGGCAACAATGCGTGCAATTGACAACAAGTCTTTTGTTATGAAGAAATATGCAAATCCCAGTTTGTCGAAGTAAAAAATCAAATATGATATTACCAAGAGGAAGTAAAAGCAAATTGCCGATACTTCCTTTTTTGTTGTAAAAATCCAAAAAAACGGAAAGGAGAATTTATGGAAGAATTGAAAAATAAAGATAAAAACGGCATTAGCACAAAGAGAAATATTGGAAAGACCACCTATGAGGTTGTTGTCCATTTCAATGAAAATGCGAAAGAAACAATGCAAGATAAGTTGACAAGAATAATGTTGAGGGAGCTTAGGAGAAAATCGGACGAAAAAAAGATGATTTTGATTAAAAAGTCCTTGACAAGTAGCAACAGGTGCGTGCGAACAGTGTTTTTAAGATAATAAAGACGAGCTCTATAGAGCCCGCCTGATATCATTATTTAACACACTACGATACTGTTTTTATTTAGTGGAAGCCAACTCCTGCGATCAGAGTACCAATTCTAAGTGCGAAGAGGGCGAAAGAAATCCACATAACTGGGGAAATTTCCTTTGCCTTTCCACCGATAACCTTAAGCAGTACCCATGAAATCATACCGAACATGATTCCATTAGCGATGGAATATGTGAAAGGCATGAATGTGATAGCGCAGAATGCAGCTGCAGTATCAGCGATGTCTGAGTTGAAGTCGATGTCCTTAATTGATGATACCATCAATAGTCCAACGTACATAAGTGCTGGAGTTGTAGCAAATCCTGGAATTGCTAGAAATACAGGTGAGAAGAATAGTGCGATTGCGAACATTACAGCAGATGTTACAGCTGTAAGACCAGTTCTACCACCAGCAGCTACACCGGCACTTGACTCAACGTATGAAGTAACTGTTGAAGTTCCTACAAAAGCTCCAAATATTGTACCGAACGCGTCAGCAAGAAGAGCTCCTCTTGCGTGAGGTAGATTTCCGTTCTCATCGAGGAGATTCCCTTTGGAAGCAACACCGATAAGAGTTCCTACAGTATCAAATAGGTCAACAAATAGGAATGAGAATGTGATAACTAGGAAGTTAATCAGATTCTGAGAGATCCATGTGAAGTCGAACTGTCCGAAGTATGGAGCAGTAGGAATGCTGAATATCTTTGCAGGTACTAGTGAAAATGCACCAGCAGCAGGGTCAACATGATACCAACCAGCCTTTTCAGCGATGATTCCGAGAATCCATGTTATGAGGATACCCCATAGAACTGCACCAGGAACGTTCTTGCGAACCATTGCGCAGATGCAAAGGAAACCGATCATAGCGAGTACGAACTGTGGTGATCCAACCTGACCAAGCTCAACAAGAGTTGCGCCGCTACCGATTACGATACCCGCACTCTTTAGTCCAACTAGAACGATGAATAGACCGATACCGGCTGTGATTCCGTACTTTAGGTTAGCAGGAACCTCGTTTACTAGCTTTTCACGGAAGCTTGTGAGCGAAAGAAGAACGAATACGATACCTTCTACAAGAACTGCAGCGAGTGCAATCTTCCAAGGGTCGTTGATTCCAGCCTTTGCCATTGGGATGCAAACAGAGAAAGCAAAGTATGCATTGAGTCCCATTCCAGATGCAAGAGCAACAGGGTAGTTAGCGAAGAATGCCATGAATAGGGTGGCTACAATTGCAGAAATCGCAGTAGCTGTGAATACGGCCGCACCATCCATACCTGCTGCAGATAGGATGTTAGGGTTTACTGCCAGAATATATACCATCGATAGGAACGTGGTAATTCCGGCAATAATTTCAGTACTTGTGGTAGTACCGTGTTCTTTAAGTTTAAAAAACTTTTCCATAAAGATAACTCCTTCTAGTGATAATTAAATATCTTGTAGTTGATTGAACAGCACATAAGTCGGTCTGTTCATGATAAAATAATTATATGGGGCAAAAAGTCTAACTTCAAGAAATGTTCACACAAAATAGTGCTGTGAAATGAAAAAATCGTCGGAAAATCGTAGTTTTTCCGAACAATGCACATACAAGTTAGAATTATCGTTCAATTTCAAGGAAGGTGATCAAGCGGGCTATGTATTTAATTTAGCCATATAATAGACCTTAATATTGAAAAAGCCTATAATGTAAACTCGAAAGATGTTTCGTCGGCATTGGGGAAAGTGAGATGTCAGAGATTAATAATATAAATGATAAAAAGAAAGTCCTGCTTACTGGTGGAGCTGGTTATATAGGAAGCCATGTTGCGGTGGAGCTGCTTGAATCAGGATTCGATATCGTAATAGCTGATGATTTTAGCAATTCTAGTGAAGAGTCACTCATGGGGATTCGGAAAATTACGGGAAGAGACTTTCCTTTCTATAACATAGATATTTGTGACAAATTATCACTTTATGATCTCTTTGAAAGGGAACAGATAGATGTTGTTATTCATCTAGCCGGATACAAGGCAGTAGATGAGGCGATTAAATCACCGCTCAAATACTATCAAAATAATATTGTAGCTACTATCACACTGCTCGAAGTTATGGATGCACATGAAGTACGTAAAATCATACTCAGTTCATCCGCAAATGTGTACGGAGAATCGAATGTTATACCGGTCACCGAGGAATGCGAGACTGGAAGATGTGTGAATCCTTATGGAAGAACTAAGTGGGTGCAAGAGGAGATGTTGAAGGATGTATTTACAGCCGATAATAGATGGAATGTAGTACTACTTAGATACTTTAATCCAGCGGGTGCACATGAGAGTGGACTTATAGGTGAGAGATATAGCAAGTCGCCAAGCAATATTGTTCCGTCGCTCGCTCTTGCGGCAAATGGAGATATTCCATATTTTAAGGTGCTCGGCGCAAACTATAACACTTTGGACGGAACTGGAGTTAGAGATTATATACATATATCAGATTTGTCTAGCGGTCATGTTGCGGCTATCGAGAAGTTATTTGGAAAACCTGAGGTATCCATATACAATCTAGGAACTGGTCATGGATATAGTGTGTTTGAGATGCTTGGAACCTTTGAAAAGATATCTGGACGAGAAATTACCTATAAGATTGAGATGGCTAGAAAAGGCGATATAGCCGAGCTGTACGCTTGCTGTAATAAAATAAGTGAAGAGCTCGGATGGTCAGCTAAACTTGGTTTAGAAGATATATGCGAATCAGCTTGGAAGTGGCATAAAAATTATATTAATTCAAATGAATAATTGTGGGGTCGATGTATATAAATAAAAATATATATCGACTTTTTTAACATGCAATATTGGGTAGACTTTATAATTGTTTAGTTATAAAATTAATTAAGTATATTATATATATGTTTAAGAACAGTAGTAGACATTGGTAGCGTGTTAATGATTTTTTATAGAAGGAGAGTGACAATTAAAATGAAAACACAGAAATTTACCAAAAAATTTCACGCACTTGTTATTGCTTTTGTGATGCTTGTAACTCAGCTTGTAGCGGTACTTCCAGCTT includes:
- the dinB gene encoding DNA polymerase IV → MNSDRRILHCDMNSFYASVELLSRPDIKDKPVAVAGDPDSRHGIILAKNELAKRFGVVTAETLQAARRKCPELITIPPHHDKYREYSNMLNSIYLEYTNLVEPFSVDESWLDVTASEMLLGDAKFIADSIRERVRSELGLTLSVGVSFNKIFAKMGSDYKKPDATTVISRDNFRELIWPMPVSEMFFVGRSTTTKLNNFGIHTISDLAHADQMLLSNAFGVHGVSLYKYANGLDDDPVRAYDNREDIKSVGHGMTFRRNLRGADDVGLAMTELSDKVSTRLRHHEKWARGVKIELTTPEFKRLSRQKRVPSPINSPAAFRNIAFELIKELNYTNKPIRLLTVTAIDLTDSPDGGQITIFSMGASTNENNQNAKDENIAKAMDDIRGKFGKSSIKFAHVIGNDIGIDED
- the galE gene encoding UDP-glucose 4-epimerase GalE, which encodes MSEINNINDKKKVLLTGGAGYIGSHVAVELLESGFDIVIADDFSNSSEESLMGIRKITGRDFPFYNIDICDKLSLYDLFEREQIDVVIHLAGYKAVDEAIKSPLKYYQNNIVATITLLEVMDAHEVRKIILSSSANVYGESNVIPVTEECETGRCVNPYGRTKWVQEEMLKDVFTADNRWNVVLLRYFNPAGAHESGLIGERYSKSPSNIVPSLALAANGDIPYFKVLGANYNTLDGTGVRDYIHISDLSSGHVAAIEKLFGKPEVSIYNLGTGHGYSVFEMLGTFEKISGREITYKIEMARKGDIAELYACCNKISEELGWSAKLGLEDICESAWKWHKNYINSNE
- a CDS encoding NCS2 family permease, with protein sequence MEKFFKLKEHGTTTSTEIIAGITTFLSMVYILAVNPNILSAAGMDGAAVFTATAISAIVATLFMAFFANYPVALASGMGLNAYFAFSVCIPMAKAGINDPWKIALAAVLVEGIVFVLLSLTSFREKLVNEVPANLKYGITAGIGLFIVLVGLKSAGIVIGSGATLVELGQVGSPQFVLAMIGFLCICAMVRKNVPGAVLWGILITWILGIIAEKAGWYHVDPAAGAFSLVPAKIFSIPTAPYFGQFDFTWISQNLINFLVITFSFLFVDLFDTVGTLIGVASKGNLLDENGNLPHARGALLADAFGTIFGAFVGTSTVTSYVESSAGVAAGGRTGLTAVTSAVMFAIALFFSPVFLAIPGFATTPALMYVGLLMVSSIKDIDFNSDIADTAAAFCAITFMPFTYSIANGIMFGMISWVLLKVIGGKAKEISPVMWISFALFALRIGTLIAGVGFH
- a CDS encoding transposon-encoded TnpW family protein gives rise to the protein MEELKNKDKNGISTKRNIGKTTYEVVVHFNENAKETMQDKLTRIMLRELRRKSDEKKMILIKKSLTSSNRCVRTVFLR
- a CDS encoding glycoside hydrolase family 25 protein codes for the protein MRQGRSSSPQRTRSKPRRKSDGLRVRIKKWWKRKCSSFKRKTIRKIKKNKFKVAFSVVGLLAILIVIILHSMRSTPFEYGNFTHDARFKGYVISTGIDVSYAQGDNIDWHKVKKSGVDFVYIRAGFRDASKGNLHKDAKFEQNIKGASDAGLMVGVYLYSQATTTKEAAAEADYLADLADKYRIDLPIVMDYELYNGGRLANAISSGSLGTAVINRNALAFAKRGWTRGYETMIYGNYDFLMHYASGFELSKSTNIWLAQYNTIATYKGNYMMWQSTDKATVPGINKNVDLNFMYLNPKETYHSLRFNANGKRSIEKCNVQLKSHSSRYLGFAVKPGIVVYDHGKELSEGKDYKVAYIKNTSPGTGYAIVTGIGKYRDSVMTSFKVKKLL
- a CDS encoding peptide deformylase codes for the protein MEREILLLGNPQLYEISEDVKKEELEDLRPVFEDMFDCIKGIRRDYGFGRAIAAPQIGIKKRLICILTDKPYVIINPTLEFIGDEMMELMDDCMSFPKLLVRVHRYRHCILRYTDENWEKQEMRMDDDMSELIQHEYDHLDGILATMRAIDNKSFVMKKYANPSLSK